Proteins from a genomic interval of Chionomys nivalis chromosome 7, mChiNiv1.1, whole genome shotgun sequence:
- the Cdip1 gene encoding cell death-inducing p53-target protein 1, translating to MSNEPPPPYPGGPTAPLLEEKSGAPPTPGRTSPAVMQPPPGMPLPSADIAPPPYEPPGHPMPQPGFVPPHMNADGTYMPAGFYPPPGPHPPMGYYPPGPYPPGPYPGPGGHTATVLVPSGAATTVTVLQGEVFEGAPVQTVCPHCQQAITTKISYEIGLMNFVLGFFCCFMGCDLGCCLIPCLINDFKDVTHTCPSCKAYIYTYKRLC from the exons ATGTCTAATGAGCCCCCCCCTCCTTATCCTGGAGGCCCTACAGCCCCACTACTAGAGGAAAAAAGTGGAGCCCCACCTACCCCAG GCCGCACCTCCCCAGCGGTGATGCAGCCGCCACCAGGCATGCCACTACCCTCTGCTGACATTGCTCCTCCACCTTATGAACCACCTGGTCATCCAATGCCTCAGCCTGGCTTTGTGCCCCCTCACATGAATGCAGATGGCACCTACATGCCTGCAG GTTTCTACCCTCCTCCAGGCCCTCACCCACCTATGGGCTATTACCCACCAGGACCCTACCCACCAGGGCCCTATCCTGGCCCTGGGGGCCACACAGCCACAGTCTTGGTCCCATCAGGGGCAGCCACCACGGTGACAGTGCTACAGGGAGAGGTCTTTGAAGGTGCACCTGTGCAGACAGTGTGCCCCCACTGCCAGCAGGCAATCACCACCAAGATCTCCTACGAGATTGGTCTGATGAACTTTGTGCTGGGTTTCTTCTGCTGCTTCATGGG GTGTGACCTGGGCTGCTGCTTGATCCCCTGTCTCATCAATGACTTCAAGGATGTGACGCACACGTGTCCCAGCTGCAAAGCCTACATCTACACATACAAGCGCTTGTGCTAA